The Setaria viridis chromosome 6, Setaria_viridis_v4.0, whole genome shotgun sequence genome contains a region encoding:
- the LOC117859851 gene encoding basic helix-loop-helix protein 80 isoform X1, protein MANFSSHHSALLLKMPAALTNGHSPNLSSLLFYGQNHGQGAPANANAASGTAAAMAEDASLESSSAVVDTSPQGSASPMDRKRKATEDSATLSSAHSKDCKQEGKSKRGKRPHKEAEEKSTTDDEAPKGYIHVRARRGQATDSHSLAERVRRERISERMRMLQALVPGCDKVTGKALILDEIINYVQSLQNQVEFLSMRIASMSPVLYGFGLDSDGLHDHAQKMGGMIQEALAMPGPVLSQASPTPSQTIMDTTTTSSTPYSLQGQGAISFSQDNGSNYLMQQAVGEPTRQELLNQLVFNNMCSFQ, encoded by the exons ATGGCGAACTTCTCATCGCACCACTCTGCTCTCCTCCTCAAGATGCCTGCGGCCTTGACCAATGGCCACTCCCCCAACCTCTCAAGCCTCTTGTTCTACGGCCAAAACCATGGCCAAGGAGCACCGGCGAATGCCAACGCGGCATCAGGAACGGCAGCAGCCATGGCGGAGGACGCTTCGCTTGAGAGCTCCTCTGCAGTGGTTGACACCTCCCCGCAGGGTAGTGCGTCTCCAATGGACAGGAAGAGGAAGGCCACCGAGGACAGTGCCACACTTAGCTCTGCTCACTCCAAG GATTGCAAGCAGGAGGGCAAGAGCAAGAGGGGGAAGAGGCCTCACAAGGAGGCTGAGGAGAAGAGCACCACTGATGATGAGGCCCCCAAGGGGTACATCCATGTGAGGGCAAGGAGGGGTCAGGCAACAGACAGCCACAGCCTTGCAGAGAGG GTGAGGAGAGAAAGGATCAGTGAGAGGATGAGAATGCTGCAAGCACTGGTCCCTGGTTGTGACAAG GTTACTGGAAAGGCCTTGATTTTGGATGAGATCATCAACTATGTGCAGTCCTTGCAGAACCAAGTTGAG TTCCTTTCCATGAGGATTGCCTCCATGAGCCCAGTTTTGTATGGGTTTGGACTGGACAGTGATGGCCTCCATGACCATGCACAA AAGATGGGAGGCATGATCCAAGAAGCCCTTGCAATGCCTGGTCCAGTCCTGAGCCAAGCTAGTCCAACTCCATCTCAAACCATCAtggacaccaccaccacctcctccacacCCTATTCACTGCAGGGCCAGGGTGCCATCTCTTTCTCTCAG GACAATGGCAGCAATTACCTGATGCAACAAGCAGTGGGGGAACCAACAAGGCAGGAGCTGCTCAACCAGTTGGTGTTCAACAACATGTGCTCTTTCCAGTAG
- the LOC117859851 gene encoding basic helix-loop-helix protein 80 isoform X2, translating into MANFSSHHSALLLKMPAALTNGHSPNLSSLLFYGQNHGQGAPANANAASGTAAAMAEDASLESSSAVVDTSPQGSASPMDRKRKATEDSATLSSAHSKDCKQEGKSKRGKRPHKEAEEKSTTDDEAPKGYIHVRARRGQATDSHSLAERVRRERISERMRMLQALVPGCDKVTGKALILDEIINYVQSLQNQVEFLSMRIASMSPVLYGFGLDSDGLHDHAQMGGMIQEALAMPGPVLSQASPTPSQTIMDTTTTSSTPYSLQGQGAISFSQDNGSNYLMQQAVGEPTRQELLNQLVFNNMCSFQ; encoded by the exons ATGGCGAACTTCTCATCGCACCACTCTGCTCTCCTCCTCAAGATGCCTGCGGCCTTGACCAATGGCCACTCCCCCAACCTCTCAAGCCTCTTGTTCTACGGCCAAAACCATGGCCAAGGAGCACCGGCGAATGCCAACGCGGCATCAGGAACGGCAGCAGCCATGGCGGAGGACGCTTCGCTTGAGAGCTCCTCTGCAGTGGTTGACACCTCCCCGCAGGGTAGTGCGTCTCCAATGGACAGGAAGAGGAAGGCCACCGAGGACAGTGCCACACTTAGCTCTGCTCACTCCAAG GATTGCAAGCAGGAGGGCAAGAGCAAGAGGGGGAAGAGGCCTCACAAGGAGGCTGAGGAGAAGAGCACCACTGATGATGAGGCCCCCAAGGGGTACATCCATGTGAGGGCAAGGAGGGGTCAGGCAACAGACAGCCACAGCCTTGCAGAGAGG GTGAGGAGAGAAAGGATCAGTGAGAGGATGAGAATGCTGCAAGCACTGGTCCCTGGTTGTGACAAG GTTACTGGAAAGGCCTTGATTTTGGATGAGATCATCAACTATGTGCAGTCCTTGCAGAACCAAGTTGAG TTCCTTTCCATGAGGATTGCCTCCATGAGCCCAGTTTTGTATGGGTTTGGACTGGACAGTGATGGCCTCCATGACCATGCACAA ATGGGAGGCATGATCCAAGAAGCCCTTGCAATGCCTGGTCCAGTCCTGAGCCAAGCTAGTCCAACTCCATCTCAAACCATCAtggacaccaccaccacctcctccacacCCTATTCACTGCAGGGCCAGGGTGCCATCTCTTTCTCTCAG GACAATGGCAGCAATTACCTGATGCAACAAGCAGTGGGGGAACCAACAAGGCAGGAGCTGCTCAACCAGTTGGTGTTCAACAACATGTGCTCTTTCCAGTAG